In Malus sylvestris chromosome 16, drMalSylv7.2, whole genome shotgun sequence, the following are encoded in one genomic region:
- the LOC126607774 gene encoding VQ motif-containing protein 20-like, whose translation MNPAKFQRDDNRQEQHSSVRRDQMMINGNRPSPLKINRGSHIIHKPPNSYPRMGAANKSEEQHHHQKRQPVIIYTQSPKIIHTQARDFMALVQKLTGLSRSDNIHDGFQGQTLDTDTTHEDHAKVKVSSCQDDHIDNPDIAKSAVRRSHDGNESCSDLTDEINCGGGNYDNNSMINSVHHQVGSSSSSGYSPNAMFSNPSPYFADIPLFTPTSNNSADFFCPPRPLYRFSDSSLSPNVGGSMSPSMFKFIKGLPEY comes from the coding sequence ATGAACCCTGCAAAGTTCCAGCGGGATGATAATCGTCAAGAACAACATTCGTCAGTTAGGAGGGACCAGATGATGATCAACGGAAACCGCCCCTCGCCGTTGAAGATCAACCGAGGCTCCCATATCATCCACAAACCTCCCAATTCCTATCCCCGCATGGGCGCCGCCAATAAGTCAGAGGAGCAACACCACCACCAGAAGCGGCAGCCGGTGATCATCTACACCCAATCTCCAAAAATCATCCACACGCAGGCACGCGATTTCATGGCTTTGGTACAAAAGCTTACCGGCCTCTCCCGCTCCGATAATATTCACGACGGCTTCCAAGGCCAAACCCTAGACACTGACACTACTCATGAAGATCATGCAAAAGTGAAAGTTTCGTCGTGTCAAGACGACCATATCGACAATCCAGACATTGCTAAATCTGCCGTTAGGCGCAGCCATGATGGGAACGAGTCGTGTTCAGATCTGACGGATGAGATTAATTGCGGTGGTGGGAATTACGATAACAATAGTATGATTAATAGTGTTCATCATCAAGTGGGGAGCTCATCGTCTTCCGGATATTCTCCCAATGCCATGTTCAGCAACCCTAGCCCGTATTTTGCAGATATTCCATTGTTTACGCCGACCTCAAATAATTCAGCGGATTTCTTCTGCCCGCCAAGGCCGCTTTACAGATTCTCCGATTCCTCATTGTCTCCGAACGTTGGCGGTTCGATGTCTCCGTCAATGTTCAAGTTCATCAAAGGACTCCCAGAATATTGA
- the LOC126608929 gene encoding uncharacterized protein LOC126608929, which produces MEIPVLNRITDLPSRLTSLPDPSFLSQSLSIPGIQNVSQAYSFWKWGALILAILASFGTLITKINIFAISLRRLRLLAPQPLSQQRHDGDYSDVSDDDDICSVSSASSVSDDESESEISYDDESRTIGRDEHFHVRGSGYYGDDGEQNRNLGLRLRRSFGGHRFSWSDFTAGKSVVKLWDSSSPSTFLSADSGVSGRVSLGVWDARVGCRIPAILADWGPQLGRMVGVASGVDDKVYVKDGVTGKVTIGDVRKVASPLGNVTGADLDDTWWDADAVVVTDERFDESAMRGCDSAVTRCCSAVRSYLL; this is translated from the coding sequence ATGGAAATCCCAGTGCTCAATAGAATTACAGATCTTCCTTCCCGCCTGACCTCCTTGCCGGACCCATCTTTTCTTTCCCAGAGTTTATCGATTCCCGGAATCCAAAACGTCTCTCAAGCTTACAGTTTCTGGAAATGGGGAGCTCTAATCCTCGCAATTCTTGCTTCCTTCGGCACCCTCATCACTAAAATCAACATTTTTGCCATCAGTCTCCGCCGCCTCCGGTTATTGGCCCCGCAGCCGCTTTCCCAGCAGCGCCACGACGGCGATTACTCCGACGTCAGCGATGACGACGATATCTGCTCTGTTTCGTCGGCTTCCTCCGTATCCGATGACGAATCGGAATCCGAAATATCGTACGACGACGAAAGCAGAACGATTGGGAGAGATGAACATTTCCACGTCAGAGGCTCTGGGTATTACGGCGACGACGGAGAGCAGAATCGTAACTTGGGACTCCGCCTCCGCAGAAGCTTCGGAGGCCATCGATTCTCATGGTCTGACTTCACGGCCGGCAAAAGCGTCGTCAAGCTCTGGGACTCGTCGTCTCCGTCTACGTTTCTGTCTGCTGACTCGGGCGTGTCGGGGCGCGTGTCGCTAGGTGTTTGGGACGCGCGCGTCGGATGTCGGATTCCGGCGATACTCGCTGATTGGGGCCCGCAGCTCGGGAGAATGGTTGGAGTGGCGTCAGGCGTCGACGATAAGGTTTACGTCAAGGATGGCGTAACCGGTAAAGTGACGATTGGTGACGTGAGGAAAGTGGCGTCGCCGTTAGGGAATGTAACGGGAGCAGACTTGGATGATACGTGGTGGGACGCTGACGCGGTTGTTGTGACGGACGAGCGTTTTGACGAGTCAGCCATGCGTGGATGTGACTCGGCCGTCACGCGGTGCTGTAGCGCTGTTAGGTCTTATCTGTTGTAA